One genomic window of Diospyros lotus cultivar Yz01 chromosome 8, ASM1463336v1, whole genome shotgun sequence includes the following:
- the LOC127807322 gene encoding probable calcium-binding protein CML29 — protein MARQGSQQLSAEMETLSHILRLLEAFRAFDGDNDAHINSAELGALMGSLGYNPSAQDVDRMMQQGDTNGDGLLSVEEFLEMNTTELEIGSLAAHLGTACEAFDMDEVVTGEDLQVALIDMGVEFPLENCREIVASMDGPITAEDLKIIVSSLLHIRNVT, from the coding sequence ATGGCCAGACAAGGCTCTCAGCAGCTCTCTGCAGAAATGGAGACCCTGAGCCACATCCTGCGGCTGCTGGAGGCCTTCAGGGCTTTTGATGGCGACAATGATGCCCACATCAACTCTGCAGAACTCGGCGCGCTCATGGGCTCGCTCGGCTACAACCCCAGCGCTCAAGACGTGGACAGAATGATGCAGCAAGGAGACACAAATGGAGACGGGCTGCTGAGCGTCGAGGAGTTCTTGGAGATGAACACCACGGAGTTGGAGATCGGCAGCCTGGCGGCTCACCTGGGAACCGCTTGTGAAGCTTTCGATATGGACGAGGTGGTGACTGGAGAGGACCTGCAGGTTGCTCTGATAGATATGGGAGTGGAGTTTCCTCTTGAGAATTGCCGGGAGATTGTTGCTTCCATGGATGGACCTATTACGGCTGAGGATTTGAAAATTATAGTCAGTTCTCTACTTCACATTAGAAATGTTACCTAG
- the LOC127808211 gene encoding uncharacterized protein LOC127808211, translating into MGENICPHKPNTPPPPLISVSFTILPLPIFHSHSFSLSPLHLPLVTACHRHRLTVRFLQERNVNVAIRDERDLNTIRICETKTKQYQRPSLLVKERKMHIMWLDVYIHDYLVKRDLKATAQAFLAKVKVSSNPVGKQKIECKDKAYLSCEFSFFIYNSFEILEHGYFNY; encoded by the exons aTGGGTGAGAACATATGCCCGCACAAACCAaacaccccccctcccccactgATTTCTGTCTCTTTCACAATCTTACCCCTCCCTATTTTTCactctcactctttctctctctctcccctgcATCTCCCACTCGTTACCGCTTGTCATCGCCATCGCCTCACA gttcgatttcttcaagaaagaaatgtCAATGTTGCTATCCGCGATGAGCGTGACCTTAATACTATTCGCATTTGTGAG acGAAGACAAAGCAATATCAAAGGCCATCCCTTCtagtaaaggaaagaaaaatgcacatcatgtg GCTAGATGTGTATATCCATGATTACTTAGTGAAAAGGGATCTAAAAGCTACTGCACAGGCTTTTCTAGCTAAAGTAAAAGTATCCTCTAACCCAGTTGGTAAGCAAAAAATAGAATGTAAGGATAAAGCCTATCTGAGTTGTGAATTCAGTTTTTTCATTTACAATTCTTTTGAAATACTGGAACATGGATATTTCAACTATTGA